The following proteins come from a genomic window of Salminus brasiliensis chromosome 15, fSalBra1.hap2, whole genome shotgun sequence:
- the ints15 gene encoding integrator complex subunit 15 isoform X2 — MSDIRHALLRRDPLSAAKEVLYHLDISLGSALQNAPGPTPGLDKNTVDLVEEFIFQVSKDRSVPRKRMSCVQELQLLEIMCSYFQEQSKDAIRQVIFSALFGLQGNKADESRMAMLGKLVSMAVAVCRVPILECAATWLQRSHSAWCVRLARVLVDDYCTLVPCSISTLQNICSASPRFCCQLITAVTALYDFSSDELTPPPALLEMVVGWITEDPRLLLLTFINMPLTSSLPLGCLEVTPLMGLLRWCVKAPLAHQRGRKPSQTNGHVETEKVAGCEELYSKLHLSVLQVFLMLQVHLTEQNLLGRIAVLQAESAATLVEEVSRLVDELNPLHAASEIQLALDRLAQALQVAMATGALLCTREDLRTLCSRLPHNNISPVKYALMNQSLDQFHAENGHSHIPGRQL, encoded by the exons ATGAGTGATATTCGCCATGCCCTGCTACGGCGTGACCCGTTGAGTGCAGCCAAAGAGGTGCTCTACCATCTGGACATATCTCTGGGCAGTGCGTTGCAGAATGCCCCGGGACCCACACCGGGCTTGGACAAGAACACTGTGGACCTGGTGGAGGAGTTCATCTTCCAGGTGTCCAAAGACAGGAGTGTTCCGCGTAAG AGAATGAGCTGTGTTCAGGAGCTGCAGCTCCTGGAGATCATGTGCAGCTACTTCCAGGAGCAGAGCAAGGACGCCATCCGGCAGGTCATCTTCTCAGCCCTCTTCGGCCTTCAGGGCAACAAGGCTGACGAGAGCCGCATGGCCATGCTGGGCAAGCTGGTGTCCATGGCGGTAGCTGTGTGTCGGGTGCCCATCCTAGAGTGCGCCGCCACCTGGCTACAG CGCTCACATTCTGCCTGGTGTGTTCGACTGGCACGGGTACTGGTGGACGACTACTGTACGCTGGTGCCCTGCTCcatctccacactgcagaacatctGCTCCGCCAGCCCTCGCTTCTGCTGTCAGCTGATCACTGCAGTCACAGCCCTGTACGATTTCTCCTCAG ACGAGCTGACGCCGCCCCCTGCCCTGTTGGAGATGGTAGTTGGTTGGATCACAGAAGACCCAAGATTACTCCTGCTCACTTTCATCAACATGCCCCTCACCTCAAGCTTACCGCTCGGCTGCCTTGAGGTCACACCTCTCATGGGCCTTCTCAGGTGGTGCGTGAAGGCACCGCTGGCTCATCAGAGAGGCCGAAAGCCATCCCAAACCAACGGCCATGTGGAAACGGAGAAGGTGGCCGGGTGCGAGGAGCTGTACTCCAAACTGCACCTGAGTGTTCTTCAGGTCTTCCTCATGTTACAG gtCCACCTTACAGAGCAGAATCTGCTTGGACGGATAGCGGTGCTGCAGGCAGAGTCCGCCGCCACCCTCGTCGAGGAAGTGAGCCGCTTAGTGGACGAGCTTAACCCTCTCCATGCCGCCAGCGAAATCCAGCTGGCTCTGGACAGGCTGGCCCAAGCCCTGCAGGTTGCGATGGCAACAGGAGCGCTGTTGTGTACCAGAG AAGACCTGCGGACACTATGCTCTAGACTGCCTCACAATAA
- the ints15 gene encoding integrator complex subunit 15 isoform X1 produces MSDIRHALLRRDPLSAAKEVLYHLDISLGSALQNAPGPTPGLDKNTVDLVEEFIFQVSKDRSVPRKRMSCVQELQLLEIMCSYFQEQSKDAIRQVIFSALFGLQGNKADESRMAMLGKLVSMAVAVCRVPILECAATWLQRSHSAWCVRLARVLVDDYCTLVPCSISTLQNICSASPRFCCQLITAVTALYDFSSDELTPPPALLEMVVGWITEDPRLLLLTFINMPLTSSLPLGCLEVTPLMGLLRWCVKAPLAHQRGRKPSQTNGHVETEKVAGCEELYSKLHLSVLQVFLMLQVHLTEQNLLGRIAVLQAESAATLVEEVSRLVDELNPLHAASEIQLALDRLAQALQVAMATGALLCTREDLRTLCSRLPHNNLLQLVMSGPVVQPPPHSAPFQPSLYPYIHPARPSPISPHAPHQAALPSPHGAHPALSPLPTHPALSPHCPLTPHTAHSPLAPHAFHPAAMAFPYRPIR; encoded by the exons ATGAGTGATATTCGCCATGCCCTGCTACGGCGTGACCCGTTGAGTGCAGCCAAAGAGGTGCTCTACCATCTGGACATATCTCTGGGCAGTGCGTTGCAGAATGCCCCGGGACCCACACCGGGCTTGGACAAGAACACTGTGGACCTGGTGGAGGAGTTCATCTTCCAGGTGTCCAAAGACAGGAGTGTTCCGCGTAAG AGAATGAGCTGTGTTCAGGAGCTGCAGCTCCTGGAGATCATGTGCAGCTACTTCCAGGAGCAGAGCAAGGACGCCATCCGGCAGGTCATCTTCTCAGCCCTCTTCGGCCTTCAGGGCAACAAGGCTGACGAGAGCCGCATGGCCATGCTGGGCAAGCTGGTGTCCATGGCGGTAGCTGTGTGTCGGGTGCCCATCCTAGAGTGCGCCGCCACCTGGCTACAG CGCTCACATTCTGCCTGGTGTGTTCGACTGGCACGGGTACTGGTGGACGACTACTGTACGCTGGTGCCCTGCTCcatctccacactgcagaacatctGCTCCGCCAGCCCTCGCTTCTGCTGTCAGCTGATCACTGCAGTCACAGCCCTGTACGATTTCTCCTCAG ACGAGCTGACGCCGCCCCCTGCCCTGTTGGAGATGGTAGTTGGTTGGATCACAGAAGACCCAAGATTACTCCTGCTCACTTTCATCAACATGCCCCTCACCTCAAGCTTACCGCTCGGCTGCCTTGAGGTCACACCTCTCATGGGCCTTCTCAGGTGGTGCGTGAAGGCACCGCTGGCTCATCAGAGAGGCCGAAAGCCATCCCAAACCAACGGCCATGTGGAAACGGAGAAGGTGGCCGGGTGCGAGGAGCTGTACTCCAAACTGCACCTGAGTGTTCTTCAGGTCTTCCTCATGTTACAG gtCCACCTTACAGAGCAGAATCTGCTTGGACGGATAGCGGTGCTGCAGGCAGAGTCCGCCGCCACCCTCGTCGAGGAAGTGAGCCGCTTAGTGGACGAGCTTAACCCTCTCCATGCCGCCAGCGAAATCCAGCTGGCTCTGGACAGGCTGGCCCAAGCCCTGCAGGTTGCGATGGCAACAGGAGCGCTGTTGTGTACCAGAG AAGACCTGCGGACACTATGCTCTAGACTGCCTCACAATAA tctgTTGCAGCTTGTCATGTCCGGTCCAGTGGTCCAGCCTCCACCGCACAGCGCGCCCTTCCAGCCGAGCCTCTATCCCTACATCCATCCCGCTCGGCCCTCTCCCATCTCGCCACATGCCCCTCACCAAGCGGCCCTCCCCTCTCCACACGGCGCCCACCCTGCTCTCTCGCCACTCCCCACACACCCGGCTCTCTCACCACACTGCCCCTTAACCCCACACACCGCGCACTCCCCCCTCGCCCCACACGCCTTTCACCCTGCCGCCATGGCCTTTCCCTACCGGCCCATTCGCTAA